Proteins encoded in a region of the Chlorogloeopsis sp. ULAP01 genome:
- a CDS encoding phage integrase N-terminal SAM-like domain-containing protein, giving the protein MQDVIRLKHYSYQTEKTYIYWIRRYILYHDKRHSKDMGSAEIEAFLTHLGVNENVAASTQN; this is encoded by the coding sequence GTGCAAGATGTTATCCGACTTAAGCACTATTCTTACCAAACAGAGAAGACTTATATTTACTGGATTAGACGTTATATCCTTTATCATGATAAGCGTCATTCTAAAGATATGGGAAGTGCAGAAATCGAAGCATTTTTAACGCATCTTGGGGTGAATGAAAATGTGGCTGCATCAACTCAAAATTAG